A genomic stretch from Hemitrygon akajei chromosome 10, sHemAka1.3, whole genome shotgun sequence includes:
- the LOC140734509 gene encoding interferon-gamma-inducible GTPase 10-like isoform X1, translating into MMQLRCNIGRSCSDESGRKTPNYNNSLCKSFRNPNRMEFCELGSCQITREKMNSSVLYKFFGAEEVRSLQSMYSKGDVVTVILELKRKAEDLAGVKIKIAVLGDVGSGKSTFINAMRDVRSDDPGAAPTGNDEASMVPTRYRYPSLPDVQLWDLPGLNSFGFELNRYLKQVNFESYDFYIIVSQSRFRECDGELSKRIQEQQKEFYYIRSKIDNDAFSMQMQGIDFSQGQMQIIQDCVKNFQNVGVKPPAIFLISSFDVKEYDFPKLKSTLATDLESIRSNTFSRSIPEMMLGIQQSKRRPIMWVIVLLAFLSGAVGIIQAPGLPFLTAIACTAAGWMFLRWQLGVSDHVLWNLSGRVNKPASLLKAEMERRPPFLLLRFAPKVLSLILIVVCMIAIFTDSHHSVTVSVFGAMSSSVFTFLVLKDSLDDRLLSQQTLAKTALQQEGDDHL; encoded by the exons ttGCGCTGTAACATTGGACGTTCCTGCAGTGACGAATCCGGCAGGAAAACACCTAATTACAATAATTCCCTGTGCAAATCCTTTCGGAACCCCAACAGAATGGAATTCTGTGAGCTGGGAAGTTGCCAGATAACAAG GGAGAAAATGAACTCTTCAGTCCTTTACAAGTTCTTCGGAGCTGAGGAGGTGAGAAGCCTACAGTCCATGTACAGTAAAGGTGATGTGGTAACGGTGATCCTTGAACTGAAGCGGAAGGCAGAAGATTTAGCCGGTGTGAAGATCAAAATTGCCGTGCTGGGTGACGTGGGTTCTGGGAAATCCACCTTCATCAATGCCATGAGGGATGTTCGGAGTGACGATCCGGGAGCTGCTCCAACCGGGAATGATGAAGCCAGCATGGTGCCAACCAGATATCGTTATCCATCCCTGCCAGATGTTCAGCTCTGGGATCTCCCAGGATTAAACTCCTTTGGTTTTGAACTGAACCGTTACCTGAAACAAGTGAATTTTGAAAGCTATGACTTCTACATCATTGTGTCTCAGTCGCGATTCAGAGAGTGTGACGGTGAGCTGTCCAAAAGGATTCAAGAACAGCAGAAGGAGTTCTACTACATTCGGTCCAAAATTGACAATGACGCCTTTTCCATGCAGATGCAAGGCATTGACTTCAGTCAAGGGCAGATGCAAATCATCCAGGACTGTGTTAAAAACTTTCAAAATGTCGGAGTCAAACCACCAGCCATTTTCCTGATCTCCAGTTTCGATGTGAAAGAATATGATTTTCCAAAATTAAAGTCTACCCTTGCCACTGACCTTGAGAGCATTAGATCTAATACCTTTTCACGCTCAATTCCAGAGATGATGCTGGGAATTCAACAATCCAAACGCAGGCCGATAATGTGGGTGATCGTGCTGTTGGCCTTCCTGTCTGGGGCCGTGGGCATAATCCAAGCCCCGGGCTTGCCTTTCCTCACTGCCATTGCCTGTACTGCTGCCGGCTGGATGTTCCTTCGATGGCAACTGGGTGTTAGTGACCATGTGCTATGGAACTTGTCTGGCAGAGTCAACAAGCCTGCATCACTTCTGAAAGCTGAAATGGAACGTCGACCGCCTTTCCTGTTGCTTCGATTTGCCCCTAAGGTGCTGTCGCTCATCCTCATTGTGGTCTGTATGATAGCTATCTTCACAGACAGCCACCATTCAGTGACAGTCTCTGTCTTTGGGGCAATGTCCTCATCTGTCTTTACCTTTCTGGTTCTAAAGGATTCACTGGATGACCGGTTGCTATCTCAGCAAACCCTCGCCAAGACCGCACTTCAGCAGGAAGGTGATGACCACCTTTAG
- the LOC140734509 gene encoding interferon-inducible GTPase 5-like isoform X2, whose product MEFCELGSCQITREKMNSSVLYKFFGAEEVRSLQSMYSKGDVVTVILELKRKAEDLAGVKIKIAVLGDVGSGKSTFINAMRDVRSDDPGAAPTGNDEASMVPTRYRYPSLPDVQLWDLPGLNSFGFELNRYLKQVNFESYDFYIIVSQSRFRECDGELSKRIQEQQKEFYYIRSKIDNDAFSMQMQGIDFSQGQMQIIQDCVKNFQNVGVKPPAIFLISSFDVKEYDFPKLKSTLATDLESIRSNTFSRSIPEMMLGIQQSKRRPIMWVIVLLAFLSGAVGIIQAPGLPFLTAIACTAAGWMFLRWQLGVSDHVLWNLSGRVNKPASLLKAEMERRPPFLLLRFAPKVLSLILIVVCMIAIFTDSHHSVTVSVFGAMSSSVFTFLVLKDSLDDRLLSQQTLAKTALQQEGDDHL is encoded by the exons ATGGAATTCTGTGAGCTGGGAAGTTGCCAGATAACAAG GGAGAAAATGAACTCTTCAGTCCTTTACAAGTTCTTCGGAGCTGAGGAGGTGAGAAGCCTACAGTCCATGTACAGTAAAGGTGATGTGGTAACGGTGATCCTTGAACTGAAGCGGAAGGCAGAAGATTTAGCCGGTGTGAAGATCAAAATTGCCGTGCTGGGTGACGTGGGTTCTGGGAAATCCACCTTCATCAATGCCATGAGGGATGTTCGGAGTGACGATCCGGGAGCTGCTCCAACCGGGAATGATGAAGCCAGCATGGTGCCAACCAGATATCGTTATCCATCCCTGCCAGATGTTCAGCTCTGGGATCTCCCAGGATTAAACTCCTTTGGTTTTGAACTGAACCGTTACCTGAAACAAGTGAATTTTGAAAGCTATGACTTCTACATCATTGTGTCTCAGTCGCGATTCAGAGAGTGTGACGGTGAGCTGTCCAAAAGGATTCAAGAACAGCAGAAGGAGTTCTACTACATTCGGTCCAAAATTGACAATGACGCCTTTTCCATGCAGATGCAAGGCATTGACTTCAGTCAAGGGCAGATGCAAATCATCCAGGACTGTGTTAAAAACTTTCAAAATGTCGGAGTCAAACCACCAGCCATTTTCCTGATCTCCAGTTTCGATGTGAAAGAATATGATTTTCCAAAATTAAAGTCTACCCTTGCCACTGACCTTGAGAGCATTAGATCTAATACCTTTTCACGCTCAATTCCAGAGATGATGCTGGGAATTCAACAATCCAAACGCAGGCCGATAATGTGGGTGATCGTGCTGTTGGCCTTCCTGTCTGGGGCCGTGGGCATAATCCAAGCCCCGGGCTTGCCTTTCCTCACTGCCATTGCCTGTACTGCTGCCGGCTGGATGTTCCTTCGATGGCAACTGGGTGTTAGTGACCATGTGCTATGGAACTTGTCTGGCAGAGTCAACAAGCCTGCATCACTTCTGAAAGCTGAAATGGAACGTCGACCGCCTTTCCTGTTGCTTCGATTTGCCCCTAAGGTGCTGTCGCTCATCCTCATTGTGGTCTGTATGATAGCTATCTTCACAGACAGCCACCATTCAGTGACAGTCTCTGTCTTTGGGGCAATGTCCTCATCTGTCTTTACCTTTCTGGTTCTAAAGGATTCACTGGATGACCGGTTGCTATCTCAGCAAACCCTCGCCAAGACCGCACTTCAGCAGGAAGGTGATGACCACCTTTAG
- the LOC140734509 gene encoding interferon-inducible GTPase 5-like isoform X3, with translation MNSSVLYKFFGAEEVRSLQSMYSKGDVVTVILELKRKAEDLAGVKIKIAVLGDVGSGKSTFINAMRDVRSDDPGAAPTGNDEASMVPTRYRYPSLPDVQLWDLPGLNSFGFELNRYLKQVNFESYDFYIIVSQSRFRECDGELSKRIQEQQKEFYYIRSKIDNDAFSMQMQGIDFSQGQMQIIQDCVKNFQNVGVKPPAIFLISSFDVKEYDFPKLKSTLATDLESIRSNTFSRSIPEMMLGIQQSKRRPIMWVIVLLAFLSGAVGIIQAPGLPFLTAIACTAAGWMFLRWQLGVSDHVLWNLSGRVNKPASLLKAEMERRPPFLLLRFAPKVLSLILIVVCMIAIFTDSHHSVTVSVFGAMSSSVFTFLVLKDSLDDRLLSQQTLAKTALQQEGDDHL, from the coding sequence ATGAACTCTTCAGTCCTTTACAAGTTCTTCGGAGCTGAGGAGGTGAGAAGCCTACAGTCCATGTACAGTAAAGGTGATGTGGTAACGGTGATCCTTGAACTGAAGCGGAAGGCAGAAGATTTAGCCGGTGTGAAGATCAAAATTGCCGTGCTGGGTGACGTGGGTTCTGGGAAATCCACCTTCATCAATGCCATGAGGGATGTTCGGAGTGACGATCCGGGAGCTGCTCCAACCGGGAATGATGAAGCCAGCATGGTGCCAACCAGATATCGTTATCCATCCCTGCCAGATGTTCAGCTCTGGGATCTCCCAGGATTAAACTCCTTTGGTTTTGAACTGAACCGTTACCTGAAACAAGTGAATTTTGAAAGCTATGACTTCTACATCATTGTGTCTCAGTCGCGATTCAGAGAGTGTGACGGTGAGCTGTCCAAAAGGATTCAAGAACAGCAGAAGGAGTTCTACTACATTCGGTCCAAAATTGACAATGACGCCTTTTCCATGCAGATGCAAGGCATTGACTTCAGTCAAGGGCAGATGCAAATCATCCAGGACTGTGTTAAAAACTTTCAAAATGTCGGAGTCAAACCACCAGCCATTTTCCTGATCTCCAGTTTCGATGTGAAAGAATATGATTTTCCAAAATTAAAGTCTACCCTTGCCACTGACCTTGAGAGCATTAGATCTAATACCTTTTCACGCTCAATTCCAGAGATGATGCTGGGAATTCAACAATCCAAACGCAGGCCGATAATGTGGGTGATCGTGCTGTTGGCCTTCCTGTCTGGGGCCGTGGGCATAATCCAAGCCCCGGGCTTGCCTTTCCTCACTGCCATTGCCTGTACTGCTGCCGGCTGGATGTTCCTTCGATGGCAACTGGGTGTTAGTGACCATGTGCTATGGAACTTGTCTGGCAGAGTCAACAAGCCTGCATCACTTCTGAAAGCTGAAATGGAACGTCGACCGCCTTTCCTGTTGCTTCGATTTGCCCCTAAGGTGCTGTCGCTCATCCTCATTGTGGTCTGTATGATAGCTATCTTCACAGACAGCCACCATTCAGTGACAGTCTCTGTCTTTGGGGCAATGTCCTCATCTGTCTTTACCTTTCTGGTTCTAAAGGATTCACTGGATGACCGGTTGCTATCTCAGCAAACCCTCGCCAAGACCGCACTTCAGCAGGAAGGTGATGACCACCTTTAG